AATGCAGCCCAGATAACAATTTAGAACTTCTGCTGCAAACAAAATAATGATTAAAATTGAATTAACTTTCATAAAAATTTCTAGCCTCCTCGTACCCTTTGAGAAAACCTTGCCAGCTTTTACCGGTGCCAAATAGCCTTTTCCGCCAACAAaaaatacctcaaaaagaatATATACTTCTACGAGTTTAGTTTGTTTAAATGAAAATGAATCTGGGCTCTTTCCCTAGACCACGAGCTGATCAAGTTGCATCTGCTCGAGCCAAGCTCCTAAAACTGAGTGATCAATTGAATCAATTTGAGAACTGGATTTCAAACCCTCACCGGATGGCGCAGCACCAGAAAGCGGTGCTGCAAGCTTGTCTTTCATCTCAGGTGATGATTCCTTGACGAGAGATTGCACCCATGACAGGTCAGGCTCCTCTCCATTGTTGTTAGCCTCAAAGGATGAAGACCTTTTCATCTGACCAATTTCATCTCCATTAACAGACCAATCAACTTTTCCACTGGGAGAACCACCAAATTTGGTCCAGGAATTCACAGGAGAGCCAATAACAGAAACATTTTTAGACCCAAGATCGCGGGAGCTAAGACTGCGCAGTTGTTGATAATGCTTCTCACGCTGAGCCAAGGCAGAAAGGCGTGCGCTCATTGGAGAAATGGGCTCCACACTTCTTGGTGACATTCTTCCAGGAGATGAAACGCCAAATGAGGCCTGCAACAAAGGGTGCTCAACATTTTTGGGAGAAAACACATTAGTATTGATTGGTGAAAGCATGCTTTGCTGctgttggaattgattgagAACAGCTGATTTATGAGATGGAGAAAATACTCCACCACCCGCTGCCGGATCAGCATATCGAGGAGAAGAATTCATTTCAGCAGAAAATAGCTCTTCCAGATTTGAAGGAGTTAGTGTCTTTGACCGACCAGAATGATTCAAAGAGAGAGAATTAGGACGTGACTGTGAAAAACAAGCCAGGTCATTTAGTACTAGTTGCTGGGCATCAAAATCCTGCAACATGTTAAATTCCGCAGGTGGGATATCCCGTGCACTCAGGGAAGACCTCAGGCGGCTCGATTGAAGGTTGCTTCCGGGTAGATGAAGGGCTGGAACAATTGGTTGAGTCCATGCCCCAGATGAATGCGACATTCCATTAGCAGTTGGGGACATAGGCTGATTAAATGCAGACGGAGACATCACAGGATGGGATGAAGGTGAACCAGGCAAAAGATTCAGAGCAGCAGCCATGTCCATGACACCAGCAGCTGAAGCTGCTGACCGAGGAGAGGGAACAGCAGACCCAGTTGAAACATACAGTGGCCGAAGCTCCTCAGCCGTGTGGGCAAAAAAGCACACTCTTCTTGAACAGCTGGTCCCGTCCTTGCATAGCCGTGTCCGATATTGAGCTGGGTGTAGCCAGCACTCAAATACCCCATGCGCATATTCACACGCATCACCTCGCCTGCAGGCACCCTTGCGAAAATCAGGACAAGGAACACAGCTGTAGTGAAACTTCCTTGGATCTCTTCTGCGAGCATTCTCTCCTGGGTGAACAAATGGGCACTCTGTCCAATCATGAGAATAGGCTCTAGAACAAGGCCTAACCTTGAACGAGAACATCCTGAACTCATCAGTTGCATAAATGCTATTCTTAATGTCAGGAAGGGATGGATCAATAGGATATTCCTTCTTTTCAGAGACAGAATTTGCTGGAGCACCAATGAACTTTGATGTGATAGGAGAAGATACCAACTCGGAGGGGGAACATGGAGACCCATTTTCAGGCGATGAGGAGAGGATTGGCGAGGAACCATTTGAAGTTGTCACTGATATGCTTAAATTGCAGTTGCCAAATGATCCATCAGAAGGGTTGTTCACTAGCAACTCCTCCAGTGCAAGTTTAGCAGTTGCAAGCTTTGGAGGAACAACAATCACATCAACAGGCCTCAGACCATTGGCATCCTCAATGTTGGGATCAGCACCAGCCGATAAAAGCACCTTAACCACATCGACAGCATTGACAGCACCACCAGCTGTGGCACAGTGAAGGGCAGTGCACTTATCTGGCCCACATGCTCGATTCAAATCAACCTCTGGCAGAGAAACAATCAACTTCAGGACATCAACGCTCCCATATGCAGCAGCAACCATCAGTGGAGTTCTTTCCTCGCGTACAATCTGCTTTGTCCCCTTCTTACGCACCAACCAAAGTCCAGCCCCATCAATCGCTGAGGGGTCTCGCTCAACCATTTGCTTAAAGCCGTCAACATCGTTGTCAGCAGCAAGTTCAAGCAAACTCGAAAAACAATCTTCAGTTACAACAGATAATTTATTCATATCCTTTGTGTTGTTAGTTTTGATATCAACAGGAGATTGCGCAGCAgcagatgatgatgatgaatttGATCTCTCTGGGCCAACGCACATGCTTTGGACAAACTACAAGTCAACCCAACACTAAATTAAATTCAGATCAACCCCAAATTACAAGTCCATATGAATAAATTCACTGAAAGACGAGTCTCAAGgcctttaaaaattttcaaacccCGGGGAAAAAAGAACAAACTAAAGGGTTGGCATAaacaaagaacaagaaaaataacCTTGAATTAAAGTCAACTATATGCATCTAACATAAACATTACAACCAAACAAGTTTAGGATTTTTAGCAATTCATACAAGTTGAGGGAAATAATCATTCACCAGAGACGGATCTTCAAAAAGATGACATCGTTACCTACAAACTATACCTAAAACTCGCATCATTTCACAGATTAGTCCCTAACCAAGCTATTCATAAAGACGATTTATTCCAAAAATGCATTATTTACATAGGAAACAATCGACTTAAAACAGCGGCAGCACGATTCTCTGAAAATAGAAGCagcaaaaataaattaacattCCGGCAAAACAAAGGGACTAATCAAAGCGTGGTGACataaagataaaataaaatcatCAAAATACCTGGTAAAGATTCAAGTCAACGACGAACTGAAAACCCGTTGACCCAAACATAGATCTCAAATGAACCAAATCCAGCAGATTTTCAGACAAAATAAAgactcacacacacacaaacacacaacAGCACGTGCTTCTCGGGCATCAACTGATACTCAAAGAAATTCACAGAAACAAACAGAAAAACGagattcaaaaaacaaaaagaaaaaaggaggaggaaaaaaaagaacttaCCAGTGATCTAAAAGAAGAAATCGGCAACTTCGTCGCgatctctctttctctccgtCCCTTCAAATGATTTTCTTCGTTTACAACAAATCAAATGGTAAGCCAAGACAAAACAGGGAAATTAATTTACTTCAATCTTGGATGATCAAAGGTAATTGTTGTAGTAGCAGTGGtagtaggaaactagttaagaatagaaaatggaagcaagaagcTCCCTTATCTACAAATGTTGTCATCTCCGAACAAGTTCTCAGGTTGGTTTTGTCAATGCGAAAAAAATACTAGAAAACactgtatatatatacatacactgATCTGTATGTATAGAGAGAGAAAGTAGCGAGTGTGAAGGGCAGTGAAAAGAAAGATCCAGAGAAAGCGAAAGGCTTTGGGAGACTTTGGACCCGGTTAGGggatattgaaattgaaatgGAAAGGAAATGCAGATTGAAATGACAGAGAAATGACGTTGTAATTTACGCGAAATGAAATTTGGTTGAGATTAGAGGAGAAGGGCGGGTGGCGGTGGCGGTGATTGTGGGGGAGGCAGATATTTCAAAGTGGAGGTGAGTTTTGGGGTGGGGGGAACCGGTTGGGTAGGTGAAAGTCAAGGGAGGGTGACcggttcttcttctttttttttttctctctctttctcttctttctttctctttttttttttttttttttttttatgtttaggTCAAGTTAAGCGCAGTGGATTGCAAATAAATTGAGTTTAACTAAAGTGGTTTGGAAATATGTTCGGTTACATTTTGAGATCGAAAAACCCGAATAAATTGAGAAACTTGAGTTTGAAAGTTTGTCGAGTATAATCGAGCTAAAAAGGAAGTTGAAGCAAAAATGAACGTGAGTTTGATTTTAAGACGAATTCAGAATTGAGTTTCATCTTAGATACTTatgctcaattttgactttatttaataattcaattaaatatttaaatttaataaattaagATCTGATGTTTAAATgtatttaataacaaaaaaaaagaacatttgaattaattaaataacaatgaaCTTTTCAAGCAAAATTTGCTCTAAAAAATTAGAGCTAAATAATTTACTTATTTCTTAATGTGATGTCAGATTTAGTACTTGATAATTCgttaatttaatgaatttagattttaaatttcagatttcaaattttaattatcaaatttcaattttatcaaatacacCGTCTCAATTGTAACACTATTCAAGCTTAAAGCAAATTGGAATGAACACTGTACTGgtggttaaaaaaaatttattaaatgcTCTTCTAATCTAGATTCTATGATAAAAAATTAAAGATGTTTAATCAGATTAAACAATTTCCATTAATGGATAATTTTGTCTTTGTCAGTTTTGCCACATAATTGTAGCCCTCCTCGCAATACGGAAAGGTATTAATCTTGATTTGTTCACATGACAAGGGCGGTCGCGTCTAAAGTGGTTTATCTAAGGACGCGTTAAAGTAacttccaaaaaaaataaaatacggGATTTTCTTAAAAGTAATGTAAGGTGAAAAGAGGTGGACCATTTAAGTGGAttggatttggagtttgaagtcCGCCAATGGGATGAAGAGAGAGAATAAAAGGCGTGACTTGAGAATTGAGGTTGATTAAATTGTGGGTTAATTGAACATTTAGTCAAATTAGGCGCAGGGGCTATGAGGAATTGTTACACCATCCTCAAAGCTTTGGAAAATATCATTTTGTCACCATTAGTTTTACAATTGAATTTTCTAGGAAAGTAAGCACTCAACATTACTGAAATTGCTATGTGGAGATGCGAAATTGATTATTCTTCCATCTTTGAAAACACTCCACGTAATTGCTACTAGTTAGGAATCATATTAGGGGTGTCAACGAATCGAATCGAGCTCGAATACTAGTttgatcgagttcgagttcgacaAAGTGTTTAAGACTCGAAATCGAACTCGAGATCGACGAATATTAGTTTTATATACTCGAATTCGATTCGTAAGAA
This portion of the Coffea arabica cultivar ET-39 chromosome 2e, Coffea Arabica ET-39 HiFi, whole genome shotgun sequence genome encodes:
- the LOC113732248 gene encoding zinc finger CCCH domain-containing protein 30-like; translation: MCVGPERSNSSSSSAAAQSPVDIKTNNTKDMNKLSVVTEDCFSSLLELAADNDVDGFKQMVERDPSAIDGAGLWLVRKKGTKQIVREERTPLMVAAAYGSVDVLKLIVSLPEVDLNRACGPDKCTALHCATAGGAVNAVDVVKVLLSAGADPNIEDANGLRPVDVIVVPPKLATAKLALEELLVNNPSDGSFGNCNLSISVTTSNGSSPILSSSPENGSPCSPSELVSSPITSKFIGAPANSVSEKKEYPIDPSLPDIKNSIYATDEFRMFSFKVRPCSRAYSHDWTECPFVHPGENARRRDPRKFHYSCVPCPDFRKGACRRGDACEYAHGVFECWLHPAQYRTRLCKDGTSCSRRVCFFAHTAEELRPLYVSTGSAVPSPRSAASAAGVMDMAAALNLLPGSPSSHPVMSPSAFNQPMSPTANGMSHSSGAWTQPIVPALHLPGSNLQSSRLRSSLSARDIPPAEFNMLQDFDAQQLVLNDLACFSQSRPNSLSLNHSGRSKTLTPSNLEELFSAEMNSSPRYADPAAGGGVFSPSHKSAVLNQFQQQQSMLSPINTNVFSPKNVEHPLLQASFGVSSPGRMSPRSVEPISPMSARLSALAQREKHYQQLRSLSSRDLGSKNVSVIGSPVNSWTKFGGSPSGKVDWSVNGDEIGQMKRSSSFEANNNGEEPDLSWVQSLVKESSPEMKDKLAAPLSGAAPSGEGLKSSSQIDSIDHSVLGAWLEQMQLDQLVV